A section of the Carya illinoinensis cultivar Pawnee chromosome 12, C.illinoinensisPawnee_v1, whole genome shotgun sequence genome encodes:
- the LOC122289047 gene encoding uncharacterized protein LOC122289047: MQGIINITSTYDSRTHDVESSLVARGDLWRVEASHGSSTSGNDNSSLFLVQAGPVLFIRDTTLLLPVHLSKQHLLWYGYDRKNGMHSLCPAVWSKHRRWLLMSMLCLNPLACSFVDLQFPNGKLTYVSGEGLTTYLWRPSTGSGSISRRNEIQLFLQGEIANS, translated from the exons ATGCAGGGGATCATAAATATTACATCAACCTATGATAGCAGAACACATGACGTAGAAAGTTCTTTGGTTGCACGGGGAGATTTATGGAGGGTAGAGGCATCACACGGCAGTTCTACATCTGGAAATGACAATTCATCTCTCTTTCTTGTCCAAGCTGGACCAGTGCTCTTTATTCGTGATACAACTCTTCTTTTGCCTGTCCATTTGTCAAAGCAGCATTTGCTTTGGTATGGCTATGATAGGAAG aatgGAATGCACTCACTTTGTCCAGCTGTGTGGTCAAAGCATAGAAGGTGGCTGTTAATGTCAATGCTCTGTCTCAATCCCTTAGCTTGT TCGTTTGTAGATTTACAGTTTCCAAATGGGAAGTTGACATATGTATCTGGAGAGGGGCTTACTACCTATTTGTGGAGGCCATCTACAGGCTCAGGGTCAATATCCAGGAGAAATGAGATTCAGCTTTTCTTGCAAGGTGAGATCGCAAATTCGTAA